The Candidatus Dormiibacterota bacterium genome contains a region encoding:
- a CDS encoding HAD family hydrolase, translating into MSEPVGGRGTGNGRGVTIVLFDIDGTLLTTAGAARAAFARGLTEAAGRPINPDGYSFSGRTDPQIARDILSSHGLSEAELGTAIPESIRLYLKYFAGAPSLDKARLLPGVTDLLNALSTRGAARTALLTGNVEPGARLKLGHFGIAGYFDFTLSCFGSDDADRYRLPALALERARRHVGPEVAGNQLVVVGDSDHDVLCGKSIGARSVAVCTGWTPAPVLRSLRPDALLDDLSDTERALEAILR; encoded by the coding sequence ATGAGCGAGCCTGTCGGCGGTCGCGGGACCGGCAACGGCCGGGGCGTCACGATCGTCCTGTTCGACATCGACGGAACCCTTCTGACGACTGCGGGCGCGGCGCGCGCGGCCTTCGCCCGCGGCCTCACCGAGGCCGCCGGCCGGCCGATCAACCCCGACGGTTATTCGTTCTCGGGGCGCACCGACCCCCAGATCGCCCGCGACATCCTGTCGAGTCACGGACTGAGCGAGGCGGAGCTGGGGACGGCGATCCCGGAGTCGATCCGGCTGTATCTGAAGTATTTCGCCGGGGCCCCGAGCCTGGACAAGGCACGCCTCCTGCCCGGTGTGACGGATCTCCTGAATGCGCTCTCCACGCGCGGCGCCGCGCGCACGGCCCTTCTGACCGGCAACGTCGAACCGGGGGCCCGCCTGAAGCTCGGACACTTCGGAATCGCCGGGTACTTCGATTTCACGCTGAGCTGCTTCGGAAGCGACGACGCCGACCGCTACCGGCTGCCGGCCCTGGCGCTCGAGCGGGCGCGCCGGCACGTCGGTCCGGAGGTGGCGGGAAACCAGCTCGTCGTCGTGGGCGACAGCGATCATGACGTGCTGTGCGGCAAATCGATCGGCGCCCGATCGGTGGCGGTCTGCACCGGCTGGACGCCGGCCCCTGTCCTGCGATCCCTGCGGCCGGACGCTCTGCTCGACGATCTGTCCGACACCGAGCGGGCGCTCGAGGCGATCCTGCGCTGA
- a CDS encoding S8 family peptidase, whose translation MTNRSRPLTRSITAIILVLFTVLFPLPAQAGLLGSLLSPVVSLLGAVTDLLFGKASDDVVQEAGGPADAQVAIVVQTYQAPSYSDLNLLQSLGGTLTATHTSITGYSAKISAGSLAQLAANSNVERISGDLPVKAHLDIAYPAIRGDRAAALSGWWGTGLTGKGLAIALVDTGVQLHQDFQRPYGAKQALEVEVVGHETGLQDYYGHGTHVAGILNGNGAASSDSLSFRKFRGLAPDAQLISVRALAPDGTGRTSDVIKGIDWVVKNAATYNIRVLNLSLGHPVYESYRTDPLCRAVAAAVRKGIVVVVAAGNDGAVGSGFGTITSPANSPVAVTVGAIADRNTVPTSDDVLAWYSSKGPSLVDFVVKPDLVAPGTWIVSARSVSSWLDTQHHELTLQISDYKNDPAHASQDGAYYSLSGTSMAAPMVAGAAALMLQKDPTLTPATVKARLMKSAVKDTRLVFETGAGFLDVYAAVNATGSAQSAQSPLAMAASDGFVYIQDTAVLWGSSWTQGAIWGDGKGRASGVSLTPVPYSITSGSGAIWGGNGGVRSTLDNSQVTGSGAIWGGNRSSLSSTSGSVTDDGAIWGGDGSSRR comes from the coding sequence ATGACGAACCGAAGCCGTCCCCTGACCCGATCGATCACCGCCATCATCCTCGTCCTCTTCACGGTCCTGTTCCCGCTCCCCGCCCAGGCGGGGCTGCTGGGCTCCCTGCTCTCGCCTGTCGTGTCGCTGCTCGGGGCGGTGACCGATCTCCTGTTCGGCAAGGCCTCGGACGACGTGGTGCAGGAGGCGGGCGGGCCGGCGGATGCGCAGGTCGCGATTGTCGTCCAGACCTACCAGGCGCCGAGTTACAGCGACCTGAACCTGCTCCAGAGCCTGGGCGGAACGCTCACGGCCACCCATACGAGCATCACCGGGTATTCGGCGAAGATCTCGGCCGGGTCGCTGGCGCAGCTGGCGGCGAACTCGAACGTCGAGCGGATCTCGGGCGACCTTCCGGTGAAGGCGCACCTGGACATTGCCTACCCCGCCATTCGGGGGGATCGTGCCGCCGCCCTCTCCGGATGGTGGGGGACCGGGCTGACCGGCAAGGGCCTCGCCATCGCCCTGGTCGACACGGGCGTGCAGCTCCATCAGGATTTCCAGAGGCCGTACGGGGCGAAGCAGGCGCTGGAGGTCGAGGTCGTCGGTCACGAGACCGGGCTCCAGGACTACTACGGTCACGGGACGCACGTCGCCGGCATCCTCAACGGCAACGGTGCGGCGTCGAGCGACAGCCTGTCGTTCCGCAAGTTCCGCGGCCTGGCGCCCGACGCGCAGCTGATCTCGGTCCGCGCCCTGGCGCCGGATGGGACGGGCCGCACCTCCGACGTCATCAAGGGGATCGACTGGGTGGTGAAGAACGCCGCCACCTACAACATCCGCGTTCTCAACCTGTCCCTCGGCCACCCGGTCTACGAGTCGTACCGGACCGATCCCCTGTGCCGGGCGGTGGCCGCCGCGGTCCGCAAGGGGATCGTCGTGGTGGTGGCCGCCGGCAACGACGGAGCGGTCGGGAGCGGATTCGGGACGATCACCAGCCCCGCGAACAGCCCCGTCGCGGTGACCGTCGGTGCCATCGCCGACCGGAACACGGTCCCTACCAGCGACGACGTCCTGGCGTGGTACTCGAGCAAGGGACCGTCCCTCGTCGATTTCGTCGTCAAGCCGGACCTGGTCGCTCCGGGCACCTGGATCGTCTCGGCCCGCTCCGTCTCCTCCTGGCTGGACACCCAGCACCACGAGCTCACGCTGCAGATCTCCGACTACAAGAACGACCCCGCCCACGCGAGCCAGGACGGCGCTTACTACAGCCTGTCGGGAACATCGATGGCCGCCCCGATGGTCGCGGGGGCCGCCGCCCTGATGCTGCAGAAGGACCCGACCCTCACTCCCGCGACTGTCAAGGCGCGGCTGATGAAGTCGGCGGTCAAGGACACGCGGCTCGTGTTCGAGACCGGCGCCGGGTTCCTCGACGTCTATGCGGCCGTCAATGCGACCGGCTCCGCGCAGAGCGCGCAGTCCCCCCTGGCCATGGCGGCCAGCGACGGGTTCGTGTACATCCAGGACACCGCCGTCCTGTGGGGTTCGTCCTGGACACAGGGGGCCATCTGGGGTGACGGGAAGGGCCGCGCCAGCGGCGTCTCCCTCACGCCGGTGCCGTACTCGATCACCTCGGGCAGCGGCGCCATCTGGGGGGGCAACGGCGGTGTCCGATCCACTCTCGACAACTCGCAGGTCACGGGCTCGGGCGCCATCTGGGGCGGCAACAGGTCATCCCTCAGCTCGACCAGCGGCTCCGTCACCGACGACGGAGCCATCTGGGGCGGCGACGGAAGCAGCCGGAGGTAG
- a CDS encoding dipeptide epimerase, which yields MRTTRGTVRFERKTIELGLRRPWTIARGTSAVKTNVLTRLRYDDIEGLGEAAPNARYGESAVSVLKSLGTLAPLIGEDPSRLDEILDRVDAALPGGNSAKASIDIALHDWAGRREGVPLWRRFGADPGKAPLTSMSIGLDDLEVMQEKVREAAGFQIFKIKAGLADDRRIIEGIRRVTGRPLYVDANEAWTDPDRAVEMIRWLAGMGVVLVEQPLPASDLEGAKRVRDRVDLPILADEAVLTVDDIAPLAQAYDGINVKVQKSGGLRMARRMIAAARSLGMKVMLGCMIETSIGITAAAHLSPLVDFADLDGNLLLADDPFRGVLVQAGRLVLTDRPGLGIEGDFDALPENTGGR from the coding sequence GTGCGCACGACCCGCGGAACGGTCCGCTTCGAGAGGAAGACGATCGAGCTCGGCCTGCGGCGTCCCTGGACGATCGCGCGCGGGACGAGCGCCGTGAAGACGAACGTCCTGACCCGCCTGCGGTACGACGATATCGAAGGGCTGGGAGAAGCGGCTCCCAATGCGCGCTACGGCGAGAGCGCCGTCTCGGTCCTGAAGTCCCTCGGGACCCTGGCCCCGCTCATCGGAGAAGACCCCTCGCGTCTGGACGAGATCCTCGATCGGGTCGACGCGGCGCTGCCCGGCGGGAACTCCGCGAAGGCCTCGATCGACATCGCGCTGCACGACTGGGCCGGCCGGCGCGAGGGGGTCCCTCTGTGGCGCAGGTTCGGGGCCGACCCGGGCAAGGCGCCGCTCACGTCCATGTCGATCGGCCTGGACGACCTCGAGGTCATGCAGGAGAAGGTCCGCGAGGCGGCCGGATTCCAGATCTTCAAGATCAAGGCCGGCCTGGCGGACGACCGGCGGATCATCGAGGGGATTCGCCGCGTGACCGGGCGGCCGTTGTACGTGGACGCGAACGAGGCGTGGACCGATCCGGACCGGGCCGTCGAGATGATCCGCTGGCTGGCGGGGATGGGTGTCGTCCTGGTGGAGCAGCCGCTGCCGGCGTCCGACCTCGAAGGGGCGAAGCGCGTCCGCGACCGGGTCGATCTGCCGATCCTTGCCGACGAGGCGGTCCTGACCGTGGACGACATCGCGCCGCTGGCGCAGGCGTACGACGGGATCAACGTGAAGGTGCAGAAGTCGGGTGGTCTGCGCATGGCGCGGCGCATGATCGCCGCCGCGCGTTCCCTCGGCATGAAGGTCATGCTCGGCTGCATGATCGAGACGTCGATCGGCATCACCGCCGCGGCGCACCTGTCGCCGCTCGTCGATTTCGCCGATCTCGACGGCAACCTGCTTCTCGCCGACGACCCGTTCCGGGGGGTGCTCGTGCAGGCCGGGCGGCTGGTCCTGACCGACCGACCGGGACTGGGGATCGAGGGGGACTTCGACGCGCTCCCGGAAAATACTGGTGGACGATAA
- a CDS encoding DUF1800 domain-containing protein — translation MNRKRSVSSFPALLLVLASGVGPAVAAPPGEVTGDRIDQNSQLTWTAVAGADDYNVYRGEVAWLRSRTGAECHGDEIAGTSFATPLQPSAGHGYFYLVTAESNLNGEGTPGNDTSGTPRPLRGSCDRIMRHHYLDRLGYGWNEWTRDRFTALGRQGYIDEQLNPASIDESTNTDLVTRSSTLVPPDTIQELQGLDLVRAVYARRQLEQQATLFWDNHFNTDYHESFDFFSFYQTLFPATRLYESAKFHFDLQNSLRGLAFNGTFREIVEASSMSPAMIVFLDTDSNVKSAPNENFARELMELHTLGVDGGYTQQDVVALARVFTGWNVCKKADADAGDPLAACIPRNTYGTATEPLGQFVRNFRINQHDTGQKILFAGTPYQAVIPDTSANPANGINDADLALDAIVAHPSTARFIAKELLQRFVDEDPPSSMIDTVVAAWNNPANPRGVGDLREVLRAVLALQEFKSPDFVGRKIKTPFEHVASALRTVRGKTDGATITRLYLTPLQEVFHVNPVPTGYSELGGDWLDTNNLLVRQNFGLDLGSRTGTAFGNDVIGLLNANGVATAPAPNNAPAIVDFLSEAMFGSALTGAERQAAIDYLNTDDTGAVSPYNDARIRETAGFLLGYPQFIEQ, via the coding sequence ATGAACCGGAAGCGCTCCGTTTCGTCTTTCCCCGCACTGCTTCTCGTCCTCGCCTCCGGGGTCGGTCCGGCGGTCGCGGCCCCGCCGGGGGAGGTCACCGGCGACCGGATCGACCAGAACTCCCAGCTGACCTGGACCGCCGTCGCCGGGGCGGACGACTACAACGTCTACCGGGGGGAGGTCGCCTGGCTCCGGTCCCGGACCGGGGCGGAGTGCCACGGCGACGAGATCGCCGGCACGTCGTTCGCGACCCCCCTGCAACCCTCCGCCGGCCACGGATACTTCTATCTCGTCACCGCCGAGTCGAACCTGAACGGCGAGGGGACCCCGGGGAACGACACGAGCGGCACCCCCAGGCCTCTGCGCGGCTCCTGCGACCGGATCATGCGTCACCACTACCTCGATCGCCTCGGGTACGGGTGGAACGAGTGGACGCGCGACCGGTTCACGGCGCTGGGCCGGCAGGGCTACATCGACGAGCAGCTGAATCCGGCGTCGATCGACGAGTCCACCAACACCGATCTCGTGACCCGCTCCTCGACCCTGGTGCCGCCGGACACGATCCAGGAGCTGCAGGGGCTCGACCTCGTCCGCGCGGTGTACGCCCGGCGCCAGCTCGAGCAGCAGGCCACCCTGTTCTGGGACAACCACTTCAACACCGACTACCACGAGAGCTTCGATTTCTTCTCCTTCTACCAGACGCTGTTTCCGGCCACGCGTCTCTACGAGTCGGCGAAATTCCATTTCGATCTCCAGAACTCGCTCCGGGGCCTGGCGTTCAACGGCACGTTCCGGGAGATCGTCGAGGCGAGCTCGATGAGCCCCGCCATGATCGTCTTCCTCGACACCGACAGCAACGTCAAGAGCGCCCCGAACGAGAACTTCGCCCGCGAGCTGATGGAGCTGCACACCCTGGGGGTGGACGGGGGCTACACGCAGCAGGACGTGGTGGCCCTCGCGCGCGTGTTCACCGGCTGGAACGTCTGCAAGAAGGCGGACGCCGACGCCGGCGATCCCCTGGCGGCCTGCATCCCGCGCAACACTTACGGCACCGCGACCGAGCCGCTGGGGCAGTTCGTACGCAACTTCCGCATCAACCAGCACGACACCGGCCAGAAGATCCTGTTCGCCGGCACGCCGTACCAGGCGGTCATCCCGGACACGTCGGCCAATCCGGCGAACGGGATCAACGACGCCGACCTGGCGCTGGACGCCATCGTGGCGCACCCCTCCACGGCGCGCTTCATCGCCAAGGAGCTCTTGCAGCGGTTCGTGGACGAGGACCCGCCGTCGTCGATGATCGACACCGTCGTGGCCGCCTGGAACAACCCGGCCAACCCGCGCGGAGTCGGCGACCTGCGCGAGGTGCTGCGGGCCGTCCTGGCGCTGCAGGAGTTCAAGAGTCCCGACTTCGTGGGGCGGAAGATCAAGACGCCGTTCGAGCACGTCGCCTCGGCTCTGCGCACGGTGCGCGGCAAGACCGACGGAGCGACCATCACGAGGCTGTACCTGACGCCGCTCCAGGAGGTGTTCCACGTGAACCCGGTCCCGACCGGCTACTCCGAGCTGGGCGGTGACTGGCTCGACACCAACAATCTCCTGGTGAGGCAGAATTTCGGGCTGGACCTCGGCTCGCGCACCGGCACCGCCTTCGGCAACGATGTCATCGGGCTCCTCAACGCCAACGGCGTCGCGACCGCCCCGGCGCCCAACAACGCCCCGGCCATCGTCGACTTCCTCTCGGAGGCGATGTTCGGATCGGCGCTGACCGGCGCCGAGCGGCAGGCGGCGATCGACTACCTGAACACCGATGACACGGGCGCCGTGAGTCCCTACAACGACGCGCGCATCCGCGAGACCGCCGGTTTTCTCCTCGGCTACCCCCAGTTCATCGAGCAGTAG
- a CDS encoding DUF1501 domain-containing protein: MDPTKDCDCSRRSFLKGAGLTLSGFSIASLFPGPWIRFAMGAGPFNNRRLLFIFLRGGNDGLNTVIPAGDVDYNTLNRPTLYIPPTASLDLNGFAHLHPALADLMEIYNANNLAVVHRVGFPNNSRSHFDDQRTWENGDPADPKSYEGWLYRYIVQSAIDQGVRLPAITVQALPPVIVRGDEKFVNVANPDSFDYIFPDPKRSKFMNSWRNVYSSLTGLEPFRPALTDTSVKLIDTLDEYRSWDQLHWDPKDPNTGYSLFPVSDATNPPDPAGPGGLKFAATSYPFFKSLKICALAFLESDAANQNGTRVAGTELSSFDTHNSQGSTAGTQATLLSWLAYGMRSLHVVLSGAAVDPRNYASVWQDTAVVTLSEFGRTSKENGSVGTDHAAASCLFVAGGDVTGGVYNCDDSTWPKGVMFGDSGRYLLVRTDYRAIFWEILRDHMGASASAADTVFPGYSSLGLAELNLIA; the protein is encoded by the coding sequence ATGGACCCGACGAAGGATTGTGACTGCTCGCGCCGGTCGTTCCTGAAGGGGGCCGGGCTGACCCTCAGCGGATTCTCGATCGCCTCGCTCTTCCCGGGACCGTGGATCCGCTTCGCCATGGGGGCCGGGCCGTTCAACAACAGACGGCTGCTGTTCATCTTCCTGCGCGGCGGCAACGACGGACTGAACACGGTCATTCCCGCGGGCGATGTCGACTACAACACGCTCAACCGTCCGACGCTGTACATCCCCCCGACCGCGTCGCTCGACCTGAACGGCTTCGCCCACCTGCACCCGGCCCTCGCCGACCTGATGGAGATCTACAACGCCAACAACCTGGCCGTGGTGCACCGCGTGGGGTTCCCGAACAACAGCCGGTCGCATTTCGACGACCAGCGGACCTGGGAGAACGGCGACCCGGCCGATCCGAAATCCTACGAAGGCTGGCTGTACCGCTACATCGTTCAGAGCGCCATCGACCAGGGGGTGCGTCTTCCGGCCATCACGGTGCAGGCGCTGCCGCCGGTGATCGTGAGGGGGGACGAAAAGTTCGTGAACGTGGCGAACCCCGACTCGTTCGATTACATCTTCCCCGATCCGAAACGCTCCAAGTTCATGAACTCCTGGCGCAACGTGTACTCGAGCCTCACGGGGCTCGAGCCGTTCCGTCCGGCGCTCACCGACACCAGCGTCAAGCTGATCGACACCCTGGACGAGTACCGCTCGTGGGACCAGCTGCACTGGGACCCGAAAGACCCGAACACGGGGTACTCTCTCTTCCCGGTCAGCGACGCGACCAATCCTCCCGATCCCGCGGGGCCGGGCGGCCTGAAGTTCGCGGCCACCAGCTACCCGTTCTTCAAATCGCTCAAGATTTGCGCCCTGGCGTTCCTGGAGAGCGACGCGGCCAACCAGAACGGCACGCGGGTCGCCGGCACCGAGCTGTCGAGCTTCGACACGCACAACAGCCAGGGCTCGACCGCGGGCACGCAGGCGACGCTCCTGTCCTGGCTGGCCTACGGCATGCGGTCGCTGCACGTCGTCCTGTCGGGGGCGGCGGTCGATCCGCGCAACTACGCGTCGGTCTGGCAGGACACCGCGGTGGTGACGTTGTCGGAATTCGGACGCACGTCCAAGGAGAACGGCAGCGTCGGCACCGATCACGCTGCCGCCTCGTGCCTGTTCGTCGCCGGCGGCGACGTAACAGGAGGAGTCTACAACTGCGACGATTCGACCTGGCCGAAGGGAGTCATGTTCGGGGACTCGGGGCGGTACCTGCTGGTGAGAACCGACTACCGCGCCATCTTCTGGGAGATCCTGCGCGATCACATGGGGGCGTCGGCGTCGGCCGCCGACACGGTGTTCCCGGGATACTCGTCGCTTGGTCTCGCCGAGCTGAACCTGATCGCGTAG
- a CDS encoding DUF349 domain-containing protein, with translation MGLFERLRPHPGWKDPDPRVRRDAVRRLVDPSLLAELCRSDPDGPVREAASAALLSLALEGTDQAAGATAVSAIEDSKLIAQVARSGVHESVSRAALLRLHDLKALGSIARHGRHAVVRLDALEHLVDHQAAAAAIREELCAVALKSPHDDAALSALEHLTGSERFALPGEAAGAASSPAPDADFLNEVAGHGKSHAVVRRARALLHDRQEPAAGPAVRPKTDRRRQLRLCEEAESFARSAECESLAQHLGAAHDAWTDLVPGVDDDLDERFQAAILAGRERLKSNLGAREERLRHDEDARVHRERHIAPRLALIAAVEAAQGDDAPRLLDDACWEWNRIEAPDSTRPADAIEAEVLAEARALGGQFDEARKACQCRYETFVRERERAQHQEKEEAARRDSEQKRQEAARDKAANLERLQRLCERAERLLESETLSLKKAEPILREVRAALDDVPSVPSRRDHDRILDRLKAARALLAPRALELREGEKWKRWANTNVQEELCARAEDLLKIEDADSAARRLPDLLERWKTAAEAEPDRSQALWQRFKAAADQVRARQESLHAANAGKKIALCDRAGSLADSTDWTGSAEAIKVLQAEWKTIGQAGRGQEKALWERFRSTCDRFFTRRDEDRVRRKQEWARNLEARETLCARAESLADSTDWKTTAAEIKKLQIDWKAVGPVRPNRSEAVWQRFRAACDRFFERYKRRDQIERELAAAAREAICRDLEALLPAPADAAAASPSGPPPAGDLVSGIDSAWTRWQKSPPLPREHAALLTERFNRALDTLIATHPDAVKGTPFDTGTNRLRMEDLCARLERLLAGPGAAVDQSLSPATRLATMWREALASNTIGGRVAEETKQRAAAEEVRKAQAAWQKIGYVPEDERRVLTDRFERACGRLMPRTERDAPAPSRAPAAGGRRFRA, from the coding sequence ATGGGACTGTTCGAGCGCCTCCGGCCGCACCCCGGCTGGAAGGACCCGGATCCCCGGGTAAGACGCGACGCCGTGCGTCGGCTCGTCGATCCGTCCCTGCTCGCCGAACTGTGCCGCTCCGACCCCGACGGTCCGGTGCGGGAGGCGGCCTCCGCGGCGCTCCTGTCCCTCGCCCTGGAGGGGACGGACCAGGCGGCCGGAGCCACCGCCGTCTCCGCCATCGAGGACTCGAAACTCATCGCCCAGGTGGCGCGCTCGGGGGTCCACGAGTCGGTCAGCCGCGCGGCTCTGCTGCGCCTGCACGATCTCAAGGCGCTCGGCAGCATCGCGCGGCACGGCCGGCACGCCGTCGTGCGACTCGACGCCCTCGAGCATCTGGTCGATCACCAGGCCGCGGCCGCGGCGATCCGGGAGGAGCTGTGCGCCGTCGCCCTGAAGAGCCCCCACGACGACGCCGCCCTGTCGGCCCTGGAGCACCTGACCGGCTCGGAGCGCTTCGCGCTTCCGGGTGAGGCGGCGGGCGCCGCCTCGTCCCCCGCGCCGGACGCCGATTTCCTGAACGAGGTCGCCGGGCACGGCAAGAGCCACGCCGTCGTGCGCCGTGCCCGCGCCCTCCTGCACGATCGACAGGAACCGGCGGCCGGCCCGGCCGTCCGCCCGAAGACCGACCGGCGCAGGCAGCTCCGTTTGTGCGAGGAGGCGGAGTCGTTCGCCCGCTCGGCGGAATGCGAGTCGCTCGCCCAGCACCTCGGCGCCGCCCACGACGCCTGGACCGACCTCGTGCCCGGCGTCGATGACGATCTCGACGAACGCTTCCAGGCGGCGATCCTGGCGGGGCGCGAGCGCTTGAAAAGCAACCTGGGGGCGCGCGAGGAGCGCCTGCGGCACGACGAGGACGCGCGCGTCCACCGCGAGCGGCACATCGCACCCCGCCTGGCCCTGATCGCGGCGGTGGAGGCCGCGCAGGGGGACGACGCGCCGCGTCTGCTCGACGACGCCTGCTGGGAGTGGAACCGGATCGAGGCGCCCGACAGCACCCGGCCCGCCGACGCGATCGAGGCCGAGGTCCTGGCGGAGGCGCGTGCCCTCGGAGGACAATTCGACGAGGCGCGCAAGGCGTGCCAGTGCCGCTACGAGACGTTCGTGCGGGAGCGCGAACGGGCGCAGCATCAGGAGAAAGAGGAGGCGGCGCGCCGCGACAGCGAGCAGAAGCGACAGGAGGCGGCGCGGGACAAGGCGGCCAACCTCGAGCGGCTGCAGCGGCTCTGCGAGCGGGCCGAGCGTCTGCTCGAGAGCGAGACGCTCTCCTTGAAGAAGGCCGAGCCGATCCTGCGCGAGGTGCGCGCGGCCCTGGACGACGTGCCGTCCGTGCCGTCCCGGCGGGACCACGATCGGATCCTCGATCGCCTCAAGGCGGCGCGCGCCCTCCTCGCTCCGCGGGCCCTGGAGCTGCGCGAGGGGGAGAAGTGGAAGCGCTGGGCCAACACGAACGTGCAGGAAGAGCTGTGCGCCCGCGCCGAGGATCTCCTCAAGATCGAGGACGCCGACTCCGCGGCGCGCCGCCTGCCGGACCTCCTGGAGCGCTGGAAGACCGCGGCCGAGGCGGAGCCCGACCGATCGCAGGCCCTCTGGCAGCGTTTCAAGGCCGCCGCCGACCAGGTGCGCGCACGGCAGGAGTCGCTGCACGCCGCCAACGCCGGGAAGAAAATCGCCCTGTGCGACAGAGCCGGGAGTCTCGCCGATTCGACCGACTGGACGGGGTCGGCCGAGGCGATCAAGGTGCTGCAGGCCGAATGGAAGACCATTGGGCAGGCGGGACGAGGCCAGGAGAAGGCGCTGTGGGAGCGCTTCCGCAGCACCTGCGACCGGTTCTTCACGCGCCGCGACGAGGATCGCGTGCGCCGGAAGCAGGAGTGGGCCAGGAACCTCGAGGCGAGGGAGACGCTGTGCGCCCGTGCCGAGAGCCTGGCGGACTCGACCGACTGGAAGACGACCGCCGCCGAAATCAAGAAGCTGCAGATCGATTGGAAGGCGGTCGGACCGGTGCGCCCCAACCGCTCCGAGGCGGTCTGGCAGCGTTTCCGCGCCGCCTGCGACCGGTTCTTCGAGCGCTACAAGAGACGCGACCAGATCGAACGCGAGCTGGCTGCGGCGGCGCGCGAGGCGATCTGCCGCGACCTCGAGGCGCTCCTTCCGGCTCCCGCCGACGCCGCGGCGGCGTCTCCGTCCGGTCCCCCGCCGGCCGGGGACCTCGTGAGCGGAATCGATTCCGCCTGGACCCGCTGGCAGAAGAGCCCGCCCCTGCCGCGCGAGCACGCCGCCCTGCTGACGGAGCGCTTCAACCGCGCCCTGGATACGCTCATCGCGACCCACCCGGACGCCGTGAAAGGGACGCCGTTCGACACGGGGACGAACCGCCTGCGGATGGAGGACCTGTGCGCCCGGCTGGAGCGTCTCCTCGCCGGACCGGGGGCCGCCGTGGATCAGTCTCTGTCGCCGGCCACCCGCCTCGCGACGATGTGGCGTGAGGCGCTCGCCTCGAACACCATCGGCGGCAGGGTCGCCGAGGAGACGAAACAGCGCGCGGCCGCGGAAGAGGTGCGCAAGGCCCAGGCGGCCTGGCAGAAGATCGGCTACGTCCCGGAAGACGAGCGCCGCGTCCTCACCGATCGCTTCGAGCGCGCCTGCGGCCGCCTCATGCCCAGGACCGAGCGCGACGCCCCCGCCCCCTCGCGCGCGCCGGCGGCCGGCGGCAGGCGCTTCAGGGCCTGA
- a CDS encoding YbhB/YbcL family Raf kinase inhibitor-like protein — MELKSPAYAHGAPIPLEYTCDGKDISPPLSFTGTAPGTRSLALIADDPDAPVGTWIHWVAWNIPAGVGSLPANLPKKAALQDGTRQGMNDFRRAGYGGPCPPSGTHRYFFRLYALDVTLDLPDTTTRKDLDRAMRGHILAEAELLGTCSRR, encoded by the coding sequence ATGGAACTCAAGAGTCCGGCATACGCCCACGGCGCCCCGATCCCGCTCGAATACACCTGCGACGGCAAGGACATCTCACCACCGCTCTCCTTCACGGGGACTGCGCCGGGAACCCGATCGCTCGCCCTGATCGCGGACGACCCGGACGCCCCGGTGGGGACGTGGATCCACTGGGTCGCCTGGAACATCCCGGCCGGCGTGGGTTCGCTCCCGGCGAACCTCCCGAAGAAAGCCGCGCTCCAGGATGGTACCCGGCAGGGGATGAACGACTTCCGGCGCGCGGGATACGGCGGTCCCTGCCCGCCGTCCGGGACGCACCGCTATTTTTTCAGGCTGTACGCGCTGGACGTGACGCTCGATCTCCCGGACACGACCACCCGGAAGGACCTCGACCGGGCGATGCGGGGGCACATTCTGGCCGAGGCGGAGCTCCTGGGGACCTGCAGCCGCCGCTGA